TTCGTAGTAAGGTATTTCATCCCAGTCAGCGTCTATAACCTTAACTTCGTGTCCGTCGGACAAGGCAGCGATAATCCCGAGGTGCAAAGGAGTAAACCTTACATTTTCCAGTATTCTATATACTCCGCCTTTGATAAACCATTTAGGTTTTATTAATAATAGCTTCATTTTTTAAAAAGAGAACTCCAGGGCTCCTGGCTTGATATGAAACTAATGAACTTTTCCGCATTTTCATTTTGTATCTGTTCGAAACCTGATCTGGTATTCTCATCTTTCGGTTCAAAAAAACAATTAGGGTCGGACTCCAAATAATCCCCTGTTTTGTAATAGGCCACTGCCCGGCACCCTCCGCAAGTATGCTTATAACGGCAAATACCGCACTTTCCCTTCAAGCCGGTTCTTTTCCTCACAGTTTCAAGGATATCGTTGTTTTTTAATATCTCGTAAAACGGAGTTTCACGGACGTTGCCGCATTTTACTTCGCTGTCCAGCAGCTGGACGCAGGGAGCTACATCGCCTTCGGCGTTCACGCCCACAAACCCTTTTGCTGCCTGGCAGCCCATCTGCCCGAGGTTCACGTTAAACTCATTCTGCTTTTTCTCAATTAATTCCGGAGAAGTGAAAAACGGAGCATAACTTACATAACTCAAGTGATACTCTCTTAAGACAGGATGAATAACGTCGCACATATCTTCTTTTGAAAACAAAAGATCCTGATATTTACTTCCCTGGCCTCTGAGGACAAACGGGGACCTTAAGACAGGGATCCCGTGAGATTTCAAAAAATCCATGCTTTTTTTGAACGTATGAATATTATTTCTGCTGATAGTTAATATAAAAAAGAAATTGATATTTTCTTTTTGGCACAGTTTTGCAGCTTTTACAACGGTATTCAGGCTGTCATCCCTGCTCCATTCATGTATTTTTGACTCGATAGAATTAAGAGAGAAAACAAATATCGCCCTGTTTTCCGTAGCTTTTTTAATTTCTCTTAGCTTTGCTTTGTCAAGCAGTGTAGCATTTGTATTTATAAAAGACCACATTCCGCTTTTTGCGGTGTACCAGAGTATTTCAAGTGCGTCTTTCCTGGTTAAAAACTCGCCGCCTGAAAAGGCCATAGAAGGATGGGAACAATATTTTATTACTTCGTCTATAACCAGCTGCTTTATTTCCTGTGTAGACAACTCGGTCTTGTTGGGTTTCTCAGAGTTTTTTGTCATACAGTAAGGGCAATTGAGGTTACACTTTCTTGTTGTTTCAAGATAACACAGGAAGAATTTGTTTTGTCCAGTCATTTTATTTTGCACCTTTTTTATAAAGTCATGTTTTAGCTTGTTTTAAAACCGATAAAATAGATTTGAGGCTAACAATATTTTTCTATAAGGAATTCACAATACAAAAATTATAAATTTATAAAAAAATTAAAAACTAGGACTGGTGTTGCCGGTACCTGACGGCGAAGCAATACTTTTTACGAAAGACTCTATCCCCTGCTCGTAAAGGCCTGCGGAGACCATAAATCCTTCGTTGTGCGAACCGTGTATTTCAAGGAAGGTTTTCGGTTCATTGCCTGTTATAAAGATATTTTGACCGTGTGAAAACGGAACGATATCATCTTCAGTGCTGTGGATGACTAACAGCGGGCACCGGACCTGCTCTAAGTACTTTCTGGTTGGATAATGAATGCGGGCAAGCAGCTTAACAGGAAGTAATGGGTAGAGCTCCTGGCCGAGTTCATCTATAGAGGTAAATGCGGATTCAAGGATAAGAGCTGCAGCAGGCCTGTCCTGTGCCAGCCATGCGGCAACTGCGCCGCCGAGAGATTCGCCGTAAATAATAATATCCTGCGGCTGGAAATGTTTTTCGTTTATCAGATATTCCCAGGATGCCAGTGCATCGCGGTATGTCCCTTCTTCGCCGGGTTTTCCCGAACTTTTGCCGTAGCCGCGGTAATCGAAAACCAGTACATTAAGCCCCATGTGATTAAAATTCTGTATCCTGTCAAGACGGTGAGAAATGTTGCCTGCATTTCCGTGGCACATCAAAATAACGCGGGCAGAACCCTGCTTGGGAATGAACCATGCATTGATCGTCTCCCCGTCAGATGTTTTAAATTCAATTTTTTCGAAGTCCAGTTTGATGTAATTCGGTGTTGAAACGAGTTCACGGGAAGGAAAAAATACGAGATGCTCCTGAATAACAAAAAAAGCCATAGTTATCACCAGGTATGTCCCTGCAATAATAGCAACTAACATCCAGAGTTTTGATAAAAACAGGCTCATAAGTTTTCCGTTTTGCATTTAAAACCCGTATTTTTTTTTATGCTTTTTTATTTGTTTTGATAATTTGCTGATTTTCTTTTCAGTTACTATCTTTTCATTTCGGGATTTTACTTTTTCTTTGCGGTTGGCCAAATACTTGAGTTCTTTTTTCATCTTGGTATAATTCTGAAAACGTTTGGGGTCTAATTCCCCTTTTTCGAGCGCATTTATAACAGCGCAGCCCGGTTCATTCATGTGTTTACAGTCCCTAAACCTGCACATATAGGCCAAATCCCCGATATCATTGAATGTGTTCTCTAAGGCATCTTCATTTGCCCACAATTGAAGTTCGCGTAAACCGGGGTTATCAATGACCATTCCACCTTCGTTAAGGAGTATTAATTCCCGATGGGTCGTTATATGTTTTCCGCGGCTGTCACTTTTGCGCACAGTACCGGTTTTTAACCTTTCTTCACCAAGCAGGCAATTGATTATTGTTGATTTGCCCGTACCTGAAGAACCTAAGAAAGCTATAGTGGTTCCCCTTTTGATATATTTTTTTAG
This genomic stretch from Candidatus Liberimonas magnetica harbors:
- a CDS encoding radical SAM protein, translated to MTGQNKFFLCYLETTRKCNLNCPYCMTKNSEKPNKTELSTQEIKQLVIDEVIKYCSHPSMAFSGGEFLTRKDALEILWYTAKSGMWSFINTNATLLDKAKLREIKKATENRAIFVFSLNSIESKIHEWSRDDSLNTVVKAAKLCQKENINFFFILTISRNNIHTFKKSMDFLKSHGIPVLRSPFVLRGQGSKYQDLLFSKEDMCDVIHPVLREYHLSYVSYAPFFTSPELIEKKQNEFNVNLGQMGCQAAKGFVGVNAEGDVAPCVQLLDSEVKCGNVRETPFYEILKNNDILETVRKRTGLKGKCGICRYKHTCGGCRAVAYYKTGDYLESDPNCFFEPKDENTRSGFEQIQNENAEKFISFISSQEPWSSLFKK
- a CDS encoding alpha/beta fold hydrolase, which translates into the protein MQNGKLMSLFLSKLWMLVAIIAGTYLVITMAFFVIQEHLVFFPSRELVSTPNYIKLDFEKIEFKTSDGETINAWFIPKQGSARVILMCHGNAGNISHRLDRIQNFNHMGLNVLVFDYRGYGKSSGKPGEEGTYRDALASWEYLINEKHFQPQDIIIYGESLGGAVAAWLAQDRPAAALILESAFTSIDELGQELYPLLPVKLLARIHYPTRKYLEQVRCPLLVIHSTEDDIVPFSHGQNIFITGNEPKTFLEIHGSHNEGFMVSAGLYEQGIESFVKSIASPSGTGNTSPSF